Proteins encoded together in one Urocitellus parryii isolate mUroPar1 chromosome 3, mUroPar1.hap1, whole genome shotgun sequence window:
- the LOC144253673 gene encoding transmembrane protein 42-like: MAARSLPQPQPQPPRGAVSATAYPDTPAEVPPHLQAGAMRRRFWGAFNCLCAGAFGALAAAAAKLAFGSEVNMSLCILGIIVMASTNSLMWTFFSRGLSFSMSSAIASVTVTFSNILSSVVVEATEDCGLEQSKLTGIKTMHQKAGEGTSSHETS, encoded by the exons ATGGCGGCGCGGTCGCTGCCGCAGCCACAGCCGCAGCCCCCTAGGGGCGCCGTGTCGGCCACCGCCTACCCCGACACGCCAGCCGAGGTGCCCCCGCACCTGCAGGCCGGCGCGATGCGGCGCCGCTTCTGGGGCGCGTTCAACTGCCTGTGCGCCGGCGCGTTCGGGGCcctggccgccgccgccgctaaGCTGGCCTTCGGCAGCGAG GTGAACATGAGCTTATGCATCTTAGGCATTATTGTGATGGCAAGCACCAATTCCCTGATGTGGACCTTCTTCAGtcggggcctcagtttctccatgtcTTCAGCCATTGCATCTGTCACAGTGACTTTTTCAAACATCCTCAGCTCA GTGGTTGTTGAGGCGACTGAAGATTGTGGTCTGGAGCAAAGTAAACTCACAGGTATTAAGACCATGCATCAGAAAGCTGGTGAAGGAACAAGTAGTCATGAGACATCATGA